One genomic window of Microtus ochrogaster isolate Prairie Vole_2 chromosome 14 unlocalized genomic scaffold, MicOch1.0 chr14_random_2, whole genome shotgun sequence includes the following:
- the LOC101981947 gene encoding histone H4, giving the protein MSGRGKGGKGLGKGGAKRHRKVLRDNIQGITKPAIRRLARRGGVKRISGLIYEETRGVLKVFLENVIRDAVTYTEHAKRKTVTAMDVVYALKRQGRTLYGFGG; this is encoded by the coding sequence ATGTCTGGACGTGGCAAAGGCGGCAAAGGGCTCGGGAAAGGCGGCGCCAAGCGACACCGCAAGGTCCTGCGAGATAACATCCAGGGCATTACCAAGCCTGCCATCCGGCGCTTGGCTCGGCGCGGAGGCGTCAAGCGCATCTCCGGGCTCATCTACGAGGAGACTCGCGGTGTCCTCAAAGTGTTCCTGGAGAATGTGATCCGGGACGCCGTCACCTACACCGAGCACGCCAAGCGCAAGACGGTCACGGCTATGGATGTGGTCTACGCGCTCAAGCGCCAGGGCCGTACTCTTTATGGCTTCGGCGGCTAA